Proteins encoded together in one Oryzias latipes chromosome 11, ASM223467v1 window:
- the LOC101164169 gene encoding sal-like protein 3 — protein MPPSIIISLTCAICTRESTTATEPLFHRARAPEGPFTARRCAGGGSSESRTRIIMSRRKQANPQPLRSDEDSPGSGVRRAHGAADGSDHETHFCPTCCSHFTTWTDLSQHQNFCKDHPHIFLLKDSAVPVETPLRPSPVPSVATSDSSVVESTGFELGETMLNENDSLDNSEAGKEWEEVMELDPCPQDSYTSSSSPLPPESAPSPQSSSDYSMPGTNVTLEILQSTRVAVAQFSQGFGSSGLGGKPASAPLPLILQQLLALQQQQVQQLQLIQHICSQVAVMNRQPTQAALSPASRSLPVAPSPFPSLAIIPPPILPLSGTMPSSINGQAAVSLSQVLPPQTLCEQSSFTESGTSESSAPSVLPQPASPSRSSSQTPASCSPPSLTQSGLPSSSSNLPFLPQSPRSATFPNPLSCMAATASALDPLASLMKLRKGKLLVDAKPEEPFFKHKCRFCAKVFGSDSALQIHLRSHTGERPFKCNICGNRFSTKGNLKVHFQRHKDKYPHVQMNPFPVPEYLDNVPTSSGIPYGMSIPPEKPASSWLDSKPVVAPLPAGLGLSLSSPAASTGGSSDFVSATPPVKSPYKAAPGECVTVCPNHRGTEAPFSPVSESQRETGASQTLKAEELHLPHMCSSTAGASPFTETTRTLATPEPIPSASSASCSPPTTFPAVDPPDCMQTSETSKLQQLVENIDKKIAEPNQCTLCQCVLSCQSALRMHYRTHTGERPFRCRVCGRAFTTRGNLKTHVDVHRESTPAQVQHSCPICQQKFTNAVVLQQHIRVHVVGHIPDPTTGDGSHEGGGLSCSKLTDDNLMENDDEKEERIDEDMKLTGGLKDNSLMNTAAAYSEEKVENSSEISPHLPDPSPPGSASSFQSDSQGFMVAEDELDPQELSVKTERPESPAYVSAAARGPRGDPSVREGAPYCVAFQLTQDKGQSPAGFTSRSLTTELNGMMGRQQPPFSIHITAAYPAASGPPPATSVLASVPPRRSGKQHNCSVCGKNFSSASALQIHERTHTGEKPFVCSVCARAFTTKGNLKVHMGTHMWNNAPARRGRRLSVENPVALLGGDPLKFRELFQKDLAPGPVSMERGLWSRYAAAITNSLANNEISVIQTGGVTQLLPLTGSGTGLTRTTTDLGGSRHFSMLVDDTKQIGIN, from the exons ATGCCCCCCTCCATCATAATTAGTCTGACATGCGCAATCTGCACACGAGAGTCAACAACAGCCACCGAGCCCTTATTTCACCGAGCTCGCGCGCCTGAAGGCCCATTCACAGCTCGTAGATGCGCCGGCGGAGGGAGCAGCGAGTCCCGCACACGGATCATCATGTCCCGCCGCAAGCAGGCCAACCCACAGCCGCTCCGGTCCGACGAGGACTCGCCGGGAAGCGGCGTCCGCCGCGCGCATG GCGCGGCGGACGGCTCTGATCATGAGACGCACTTTTGTCCCACATGCTGCTCTCACTTCACCACTTGGACCGATCTGAGCCAGCACCAGAACTTCTGCAAAGACCATCCCCACATTTTCCTCCTCAAGGACAGTGCAGTTCCTGTGGAAACCCCCCTGAGGCCCTCCCCAGTTCCCAGCGTGGCGACCAGTGACTCTTCTGTGGTGGAGTCCACCGGGTTCGAGCTAGGGGAGACAATGCTGAACGAAAACGACAGTCTGGATAATTCTGAGGCAggaaaggagtgggaagaagtgaTGGAGCTCGATCCCTGCCCACAGGACAGCTACACCTCATCTTCCAGCCCCTTGCCCCCAGAATCAGCCCCCTCCCCACAAAGTTCTAGTGACTACAGCATGCCCGGCACCAATGTGACCTTGGAGATCCTCCAGAGCACCCGAGTGGCTGTGGCTCAGTTTTCCCAGGGCTTCGGTAGCAGCGGTCTGGGGGGGAAACCAGCGTCGGCTCCCCTCCCGCTGATCCTGCAGCAGCTGTTggccctgcagcagcagcaggtgcagcagctgcagctcatcCAGCACATCTGCAGCCAGGTTGCCGTCATGAATCGGCAACCAACGCAAGCAGCTCTGAGCCCCGCGTCCAGGTCTCTGCCTGTAGCGCCGAGCCCCTTTCCCTCACTGGCCATCATTCCTCCCCCCATCCTGCCTCTGTCCGGAACCATGCCCTCCTCCATCAATGGCCAGGCAGCTGTGTCTTTGTCGCAGGTTCTCCCTCCACAGACTCTGTGTGAACAGTCTTCGTTTACAGAAAGCGGCACTTCTGAGAGTTCAGCCCCGTCAGTGTTGCCTCAGCCTGCCTCTCCCAGCAGAAGCAGCTCCCAAACGCCAGCCTCCTGCAGTCCCCCATCCCTGACCCAGAGCGGACTCCCCAGCTCATCTTCCAACCTGCCATTTCTACCTCAGAGCCCCCGAAGTGCCACTTTTCCCAACCCCTTGTCCTGCATGGCAGCCACAGCCAGCGCCCTGGACCCTCTGGCTTCCTTGATGAAGCTCAGGAAAGGGAAGCTGCTGGTGGACGCGAAGCCAGAAGAGCCCTTCTTCAAGCATAAATGTAGGTTCTGTGCCAAAGTCTTTGGCAGTGACAGCGCCCTGCAGATCCACCTGCGCTCCCACACGGGCGAGCGGCCCTTCAAATGCAACATCTGCGGCAACCGCTTCTCCACTAAGGGCAACCTGAAAGTGCACTTTCAGAGGCATAAGGACAAGTACCCGCATGTGCAGATGAACCCTTTCCCTGTCCCTGAATATTTAGACAATGTGCCAACCAGTTCTGGGATTCCCTACGGAATGTCCATTCCCCCAGAAAAGCCTGCCTCTTCATGGCTGGACAGCAAGCCGGTTGTTGCGCCTCTTCCTGCCGGTCTGGGTCTTTCTCTGTCCTCCCCTGCTGCCAGCACTGGGGGCTCTAGTGACTTTGTAAGTGCAACCCCACCTGTTAAGTCTCCTTACAAGGCAGCACCTGGTgaatgtgtgactgtgtgtccTAACCATAGAGGCACTGAGGctcctttctctcctgtttCAGAGTCTCAGCGTGAGACAGGAGCCTCCCAAACATTGAAAGCAGAGGAGCTACACCTGCCCCACATGTGCAGCTCCACAGCAGGGGCCAGCCCCTTCACAGAGACAACCCGAACTCTCGCCACCCCCGAGCCTATCCCCTCAGCTTCCTCTGCCTCCTGCTCCCCTCCCACGACCTTCCCAGCAGTAGATCCTCCAGACTGCATGCAGACCTCGGAGACCtcaaagctgcagcagctggtggagaacATTGACAAGAAGATTGCAGAGCCCAACCAGTGCACGCTGTGCCAATGCGTGCTCAGCTGCCAGAGCGCCCTCAGAATGCATTACCGCACCCACACCGGCGAGAGGCCCTTCAGGTGCCGAGTGTGTGGCCGGGCCTTCACCACCAGGGGGAACCTGAAGACCCACGTCGACGTTCACAGAGAAAGCACTCCGGCGCAGGTGCAGCACTCGTGCCCCATCTGCCAGCAGAAGTTCACCAACGCCGTGGTTCTTCAGCAGCACATCCGTGTGCACGTGGTGGGTCACATTCCTGACCCCACCACAGGGGACGGGTCTCATGAGGGGGGCGGACTGAGCTGCAGCAAGCTCACAGATGACAACTTGATGGAGAATGACGATGAAAAGGAAGAACGGATAGATGAGGACATGAAGCTCACAGGGGGGCTCAAAGACAACAGCCTGATGAACACCGCTGCAGCTTACTCAGAAGAAAAGGTGGAGAATAGCAGCGAGATCAGCCCACACCTTCCTGACCCCTCACCCCCAGGGTCAGCCTCTTCCTTTCAGAGCGATTCACAGGGCTTCATGGTAGCAGAGGATGAGCTAGACCCCCAGGAGCTCTCTGTGAAGACAGAGCGGCCCGAGTCTCCAGCGTATGTGTCAGCAGCTGCTCGGGGTCCCAGAGGAGACCCCAGCGTGAGGGAGGGGGCTCCATACTGTGTGGCCTTCCAGCTGACCCAGGACAAAG gCCAAAGCCCTGCCGGCTTCACATCCCGCTCCCTAACAACTGAGCTGAACGGCATGATGGGAAGGCAACAGCCTCCCTTCAGCATCCACATCACTGCTGCCTACCCTGCAGCCAGCGGCCCACCACCCGCGACCTCCGTGCTTGCCTCTGTGCCCCCACGCCGATCAGGGAAGCAGCATAACTGCAGCGTCTGTGGGAAGAACTTCTCCTCGGCCAGCGCCCTGCAGATCCACGAGCGCACGCATACCGGGGAGAAACCGTTCGTCTGCTCCGTCTGCGCGAGAGCCTTCACCACCAAAGGCAACCTGAAG GTTCACATGGGAACTCATATGTGGAACAATGCTCCAGCCAGGAGAGGCCGGCGACTGTCTGTGGAAAACCCGGTGGCCCTGCTGGGGGGAGACCCTTTGAAGTTCAGGGAGCTGTTCCAGAAGGACCTGGCACCTGGACCTGTGAGCATGGAGCGGGGTCTCTGGAGCCGGTACGCAGCAGCCATCACCAACAGCCTGGCGAACAACGAGATCTCAGTGATCCAGACTGGAGGCGTGACTCAGCTGCTTCCTCTAACCGGGTCTGGCACTGGCCTCACCAGGACTACAACAGACCTGGGAGGCAGCAGACATTTTTCCATGCTGGTTGATGACACTAAACAGATTGGAATCAACTGA